The Candidatus Nanogingivalaceae bacterium DNA segment TTTCTTTCACGACATTAATTTCAAGGTCTTCTTGGCGGTTATTTAACCCCACGATCATTCCGGCATAAACTTCAGTTCCTGGTCCAATAAACAATTCTCCACGGCTTTCCGCACTTTGTAGTGCGTATGGCGTTGAAGTTCCTTTTTCGAAAGCAATCAAAACTCCATTTCGGCTAGAAGGGATTTTTGCTCCCATTTCTTGATAACCATGAGGTAAGCTATTCATAATAATAGTACCTTTTGTTGCGGTCAACATTAAGTTTCGAAGCCCAATCATGGCTCGAGTAGTGATAATATACGTTAACCGCGTTGCGCCTGTTGGCAAACTCTCTTGAGAACGCATTTCTGCTCGGCGAGTTCCCATTTCTTGACTTACTGCGCCCACAAATTCTGGCGCAACTTCAATGATCAATTCTTCAACCGGCTCTTTTTCAACACCATCTTCCTGAATTGTCACCACTTGTGGACGACCAACTTCGAACTCAAATCCTTCACGCCGTAGAGTTTCAATTAAAACTGAAAGGTGTAGCTCACCGCGACCGGAAACAATAAAACCAATTCCATCTTCTTTAACTTGAAGTGAAACATTTGTTTCAAGTTCTTTCTTTAGCCTATCACCAATCTGGCGAGAAGTTGTAAATTCACCTTCACGACCCTTCATTGGGCTTGTATTTGGTCCAAGATACATCGAAAGTGTTGGTTTTTCAACCTCAATTGTTGGTAGGGCTTCAGGGTTATTCACATCGGCTAGAGTTTCACCAATTTCAGCTTCACTAATACCCGTAATCGCAACAATATCGCCTGCAAAAGCCTCTGTAATTTCTTCACGATGAAGCCCTCGATACGCAAAAAGCTTATCGATTTTTGACTTTTTAACAGTTCCATCACGCTTAATTAGAGCAATTTGTTCTCCAGCTTTAACTTTTCCGCGAGAAATTCGCCCAATAGCATATTTGCCCAAAAAGCTATCGTATGTTAAAGAAGTTATAAGTAATTGAAAATCACCGTCAACATCAACTTTTGGCGCCGGAATTTCATTAATAATTGCTTCGAAAATAGGTTCAAAATTTGCTTCAGCTTCTGGATTTTCTGGAACCTCAGGCCAAGCTTTACCATCACGCCCAATCGCATAATAAGTTGGGTAAAGAAGTTGATCGTCGTTCGTTGCTAGCTCTAAGAATAGATCTGATACCTCATCATTAACTTCGGCAATTCGACGCGCAGGTTTATCAATTTTATTTACAACTACAATAGGTTTTAAACCAAGCTCAAGAGCTTTCGAAAGCACAAATTTCGTTTGAGGCATTGGTCCTTCTTGAGCATCCACAACCAAGATAACACCGTCAGCCATATTTAGTGTGCGTTCAACCTCGCCAGAAAAATCTGCGTGTCCTGGTGTATCGATAATATTAATTTTATAATCCCCATAATAAATTGAGGTTTGTTTTGCGGTAATAGTAATTCCGCGTTCCGACTCCTGATCACCAGAATCCATTAGGAGTGTTTGGCTCATTTCAGCCTGATTTTCACGGAATGTATTGCTTTGCTTTAAAAGTCCATCCACTAAAGTGGTCTTTCCGTGGTCAACGTGGGCAATAATTGCCACATTTCGAATATTTTCTGATTTCATGTTTTCCCTTCAATTCTTAAATTCACCTTATTTTAACATAATTAAACTATTTTTTCAATTTTCACCACATGAACTTTCCATATTAGTTTATAAAGTGGTTCCCTTTTTAAAAAATCCATTTTAATGCTGGCTTCTAACTATTTTTAGCTTATTTTTTGGGTTACGATCATAAATCAAAAAAATCTCTAAATTCACAATATGTTAAAATCTTAAAGCATTCCTCTGAGTCTTCTGACGTAATTTTAATAATAATATCGGTAAACTTTTTGACTATATATATTTATCTAAATATTTTTTATCGCACATTACTTATTTTTAAAAAAATAAAAAAAAGTTGTTGACTTTAAATAAATTGTCTGCTAAAATAGTAATTGTTCGGGTGATTAGCTCAGTTGGCTAGAGCATCTCGTTTACACCGAGAGGGTCTGGGGTTCGAGTCCCTAATCACCCACCAATTGAAATTATATCGAAAAGCTTCAATTCTGGAGCTTTTTTCTTTTGTTTCGAAAATGCTAAATATTGACTTTTAACGCTTTTTATGTTATTATATAAGCATTCTAGTACCTTTACTGGAAAATTTTTATAGAAAGTGAGGGGTTGATATGATTAACCTCTTGATGCATGCGCTAATCTTTTGCATGCAGTTATTAAATGTTGTTACTTTGGGTGTAGTGGATAACTTAGCAGTTGTCTATGGAGCACTCGTTCTCGCGACGCTCTATGTATTAGTTAAGCTAGATAAGCATTTTCCAATTTGCTTATTATGGCAAGAAGCTGGGCTATTTACTAAATCTCTAATCTTTGTAGGCTTAGTTCTAAATGCCCTTCCTACACCACTTTATTGGCTTGTTGGGATTTTTCTGATCATGTTGGCATTCTTTATTACGCCTACCAAAAAGAATGTGAAAGAAGCCAAGAAGCCTTCGCTGTTTTCGAAACTTAAAGGTGTTGTTTTCGAACACTATAACGAGAGTAACATAAAAAATAAGGCCACAAAAGTGACGGAAGCGTTTTCGAAGAAGGCAAAAAAACCTTCAAGCCCAAAAAAAGAAGAGGGCAAAAAAGAGTTTAAAAACCTCCCTCCTATTTAAAATTTTCCTTTTCTACCCCATTTTTTGGGGTATTTTTTATTTGTAAAAAACAAACCGCTTGCGCTTATTGCTTTTATATTATATAGGTATTGACTTTTTATTGCCTTTGTGCTATAATTCTAGCAGTTGACATATCATAATCACTACGATTTGTCAATGAAGCTTAACAAGAATTGGGTTATTATGAGGTATTAATCGTGCCTCAATAGTCATTATTTATTTTGGCCAAAATAAATAAAATCTGTATAGAAAGGATGGTGCAAAAAATGATGACTATAACAGAAAAAATTAACAGAATTCTAGAACAACTTGAAGGGCTATGCAAGAGTAGCGAAGAAAAGGTATGGCTAGAAAGAGTTTGCGAAGAGGCGGCTAAGAAGCCTTCGGACGAAAAAGTGGCGTATCTTGAAGGCCAGCTCCAAGCACTACGTGATATTAAAAACGAAGAGCTTGAAGAAGAAGCTGAGCCTCAGGAAGAAACTCCTGTTCGCCTTCACACAAACTGGGTGATGGCTGCATTATTAGCTATTTGTGTAGTTGTTGTAATTGCATTTCTAGTTTTAGGAATGTTCGGCAAACATAAAGCTAACGATGTCAAAGCAGCCGACAGCAAAACGGTCAGCTCTCTGGTTCTTCCAAAAGAAGAATTCCAGGTTATTGACTATAAAGTCGACGGCGACACTGTCGTCTATAACAGCGAAATTGCAAATACCCAACAAAAGGTGTTCGCAAACGGTTCAAAAGAGGATTCTCTTTCAACTAACGCTAATGATGCAGTTAACGAGATGGTTCAGTACATGAGCCACAACGCAACTGCGTTGAAAGAGAAAGCCATGACATTCGGTATTGTTGATACCAATACTGATGTCAAGGACTGGCTCGCGAAAGGTAAAGACGGAAATCTTTACTACAACGAAAAAGGAAAAGATGTCTACTATCAGACAAAAGCTTTCCTTTCCCGGAGTCAAACCTCTTCTAAGAAAATGGAAGAGGGCTCAAATTACTATGCCACTGGAGTTAATAGCAAAGGTGACGTAGTAGTAAGCGAAAACTCACAAAACCTCAGCGGACAAGAATACGTCGAAGTTTCAAATCCGAAAGGATCAACTGAGAAGTATTCTTATCGCGTACTTGTTTACTGTGGCAACACAGTAATGCAAAGCAATAACATCCCCGGGGTTAAAACGGGTAAAGTAGAGATTCCTACAAAGCCTAATGAACCTGGAAAACCAAGTGAACCAGGCAAACCTGGTAAGCCAGACAAACCTGGAAAACCAAGTGAACCAGGAAAACCTGGTAAACCAGACAAACCTGGCGAAAGCAAGGTTGAGAAAAAAGACCCTAGTAAAGATCCAGCCAACCAAGGCAAAGCACCGGTTGGTGGTGGTCAAAACGATGGATCTCAAAATGGAGCAGAAACTTCTCAGGCTAGCTTGCCTGAGCAATACTCTGCTCCATCAGCACCAGCGAACTCAAGCTCAGCTGCTCCATCACAAGATGCTCGCACTAGCGAACCATCTCAATGGACTGGAGCTGGAACAATTACGGACTCTAACGGCACTACAACAGTAGCCGATAATGGAGCCGTAACAACCCCTGATAATCATCATTACGATGGTTTAGTGGGTCAATCCACTCCTGCAGTTGAAGCAGGAGCTAACGGGGTCACAACTCCAAGTAGCTCTGCCAACTTCGCAGGCAATGGCTCTATGAGTGAGCCTGCAATCGATGATTGATTTTTTCAATAACGATTAGCACATTTTGAAAGTTAAAACTTTCAAATTTCACGCTAGGCGGTTTCCCGCCGCCTGGCTTTTCATTGATATCTCTTAATAACCCAATTCTGTGTTAGGTTTTAACAATTCGGCAAGCGAAGAAAAACAAAATATTGACAGACAGAATTATGATATTTATAATTAATAAAATTTCTAATAAAGTGGAGATTAGAAGGGAGAAAATGAGGGACCAAATGAAAAAACTCATTAATTTTATTAAAAACCATTCTGTAATCTCTGGTTCAATCTTGGCTGCAGTTATTGCTCCGGTTGCCGTTATGGCCTGGGGTCCAGCTCGACCATCATTTACTATTGAAAAACCAGCAGATTATATTACATTTAACTCAATCACAAATAACCCTGTTATTGGTGGTGACGAAAAAGACTTCGTTGGAATTCGTGAAGTTGGATCAAATGCTAACTGGACGAATAACATGAAAGTTCAAAACGGCAAAGAATACTATGTTCGAATTTACGTTCACAACAACGCAGCTTCGAATCTAAATCTTGTTGCCGAAAACGTAGTTGCGAAACTTAACGTTCCAACAACAACTGCAAAAACCGTAACTGTTCAAGGTCAGGTTTCAGCTTCAAACGCAAAACCTAACACAGTTTGGGATGAAGCAACTTTTTCAAGTGATAATGACTTCAACTTGGCTTATGTTGCTGGTTCTGCCCTTTTCGAAAACAACGGAATGGGTACAACTAAACTTCCAGACAGCATCGTAAACAATACGGGTGCAACTCTTGGATACAGCAAACTTGACGGAAAAATTCCTGGATGTTTTCAATATGCAGGTTACGTAACCGTTAAAGTTAAAGCTCAAGTTAACCAACCACAAGAGAAAACAGATATCGATCTTGCAAAAACAGTTCGAAATAAAACAAATGGCGAAAAAACTTGGACTGAAACTGTAAGTGCTAAAGGTGGCGACACAGTTCAATTCCAAATTCACGCTAAAAACACAGGTTCTGCAGGAATTCAGAACTTGGTAATTCGCGATATTCTACCAAAAGGTTTGAATTATGTTGCAGGTACAACAAAACTTTACAACACTTCAAACCCAAATGGCTTGAAAGTTAGCGATAACATTATTCAAAATTCTGGAATCAATATTGGTACATATCAAGCAAATGGCGACGCTTACGTACGTTTTGACGCAACAGTTGCAGCTGAAAAAGACTTGCCAGTTTGTGGAGACAACGTTTTGACAAACATCGCACAAGCAAGTGATCAAAAAATAGTTAAAAATGACACTGCTAGTGTACGGATCACTAAAAAATGTGATACTCCAAAACCTCAAACTCCAGCTTACAAATGTGACGCTTTAAGCTTAAATATTGTTCGAAAAGATGAAAAGCAAATCACTTATTCAGCTGATACGAAATATTCAGTAAAAGATACAGAATTTACTGGAACAAAATATGTTGTTAAAAAT contains these protein-coding regions:
- a CDS encoding collagen-like protein gives rise to the protein MMTITEKINRILEQLEGLCKSSEEKVWLERVCEEAAKKPSDEKVAYLEGQLQALRDIKNEELEEEAEPQEETPVRLHTNWVMAALLAICVVVVIAFLVLGMFGKHKANDVKAADSKTVSSLVLPKEEFQVIDYKVDGDTVVYNSEIANTQQKVFANGSKEDSLSTNANDAVNEMVQYMSHNATALKEKAMTFGIVDTNTDVKDWLAKGKDGNLYYNEKGKDVYYQTKAFLSRSQTSSKKMEEGSNYYATGVNSKGDVVVSENSQNLSGQEYVEVSNPKGSTEKYSYRVLVYCGNTVMQSNNIPGVKTGKVEIPTKPNEPGKPSEPGKPGKPDKPGKPSEPGKPGKPDKPGESKVEKKDPSKDPANQGKAPVGGGQNDGSQNGAETSQASLPEQYSAPSAPANSSSAAPSQDARTSEPSQWTGAGTITDSNGTTTVADNGAVTTPDNHHYDGLVGQSTPAVEAGANGVTTPSSSANFAGNGSMSEPAIDD
- a CDS encoding DUF11 domain-containing protein — protein: MKKLINFIKNHSVISGSILAAVIAPVAVMAWGPARPSFTIEKPADYITFNSITNNPVIGGDEKDFVGIREVGSNANWTNNMKVQNGKEYYVRIYVHNNAASNLNLVAENVVAKLNVPTTTAKTVTVQGQVSASNAKPNTVWDEATFSSDNDFNLAYVAGSALFENNGMGTTKLPDSIVNNTGATLGYSKLDGKIPGCFQYAGYVTVKVKAQVNQPQEKTDIDLAKTVRNKTNGEKTWTETVSAKGGDTVQFQIHAKNTGSAGIQNLVIRDILPKGLNYVAGTTKLYNTSNPNGLKVSDNIIQNSGINIGTYQANGDAYVRFDATVAAEKDLPVCGDNVLTNIAQASDQKIVKNDTASVRITKKCDTPKPQTPAYKCDALSLNIVRKDEKQITYSADTKYSVKDTEFTGTKYVVKNSKGEVVAQKVINNGTKFEITVPNDVTEKYTIISTTMTKNGENTNANCEKSFETKAPTVPPTPTPNKPELVCKNITINQISRTRFEFNTSYTVNHTTFIGVKYTIKDESGKVVIEKTVNNGSKLTVDIEIAGKFTISSTVITKDGENANSNCVKTFEVKRDEKPSIVIKKTVNNQKFAKLEANTDFNYEITVSNNGNVDLKDVVVTDRAPVNIKFISSDSGKIENNILVSKIDSLKIGESKTIVIKSQATATGMSAVNTACVDTPTIPGDNDGCDSAKVEIPKKQTPPSPTPNNPTPNVPTPNNPTPNNPVPSVPSELPETGSDALSAVLGLGSMVTAFGYYFASRKAAKF
- the typA gene encoding translational GTPase TypA, translated to MKSENIRNVAIIAHVDHGKTTLVDGLLKQSNTFRENQAEMSQTLLMDSGDQESERGITITAKQTSIYYGDYKINIIDTPGHADFSGEVERTLNMADGVILVVDAQEGPMPQTKFVLSKALELGLKPIVVVNKIDKPARRIAEVNDEVSDLFLELATNDDQLLYPTYYAIGRDGKAWPEVPENPEAEANFEPIFEAIINEIPAPKVDVDGDFQLLITSLTYDSFLGKYAIGRISRGKVKAGEQIALIKRDGTVKKSKIDKLFAYRGLHREEITEAFAGDIVAITGISEAEIGETLADVNNPEALPTIEVEKPTLSMYLGPNTSPMKGREGEFTTSRQIGDRLKKELETNVSLQVKEDGIGFIVSGRGELHLSVLIETLRREGFEFEVGRPQVVTIQEDGVEKEPVEELIIEVAPEFVGAVSQEMGTRRAEMRSQESLPTGATRLTYIITTRAMIGLRNLMLTATKGTIIMNSLPHGYQEMGAKIPSSRNGVLIAFEKGTSTPYALQSAESRGELFIGPGTEVYAGMIVGLNNRQEDLEINVVKEKHLTNMRSKSSDGAVQLTPYTNLSLEQCIDFIEDDELLEVTPQNLRLRKRYLDSIERKRMAKAVK